The genomic interval TTCTATTATGCTTAAGTAAGCCAGCTTTAAGAATAGAAGCAATTGTCCCTCCTTCATTTTCACAAATTTGTATGGCTTCTACGAAGTTTCCATCTTGAATCGCTTGGCGCAGTCGAATAATCAAACGGTTCGTATCGCGTACAGATTTTTTTAAAAACAAAAGTCTTTCAATGAAAATTGCAAAGCTAATGATCGAGCAACCTCCGATAATTAATAGGACAAGGTTCCATCCCGAGCTATAATTTGCTGCAATTACTTCAATAAAAACCATAATCTTTTTCCAATTTTTCTTGTGCTTTCTGAGCCCAATCGCCCCCCTTAGCCACAATTGTTTCTAGCTGTCTCTTTGCCAACTGAGGTTTTCCCTGCTGCTCGTAAATTTCTGCTCTCACAAACATCGCCTTCACACGCAGTGAAGAAGCAACATCACAATTAATGACTTGCGCGAGCAGCAACATCGCTTCTTCAAGTTCTCCAAGAGCTTGTAAACAACGCCCCTGATAGATAAGCAGATCGAGGAGATCTTCACTATTTAAAATATTCCCATGACCTGCTTCCCTGGCATTCCTAAAATAGATAAGGGCATCGAAAAAAGCCTTTTGCTCAAAAGCATAAAATCCCCGCTCCATAGTTAGCTTAGCAAGAAAATAACTTTTCGTTACATCTGCCTTTTGATATCGTGCCATTGCTTCTTGAAAAGCTTGTTCTGCTTGCTCAAAACGACCTAGTTGCCAATAAATTTTTACAAGATAGTAATAGCTTTCTTCCTCAAACTTTGAAAAAAGCTCATTTTTCCTAATGACTTTTGAAAAAGGATGACTTAAGCGAAACTCATCGAGTATTTTCTTATACACTTCACTTGCATACTCTAAATAAATCTGCCTTTTAGCACCTTTTGATTCTTCTGCAATAGTAAAATTGGCCAAAGCTCTTTCAAGGATAGAACGGTAACGCAATGTTAAGTAGTAGGCTAATTTCCCAGGGGGGATTAACGATGCGGTATACAATGCCTCAAAATCTGTTTCCACATTTAAAAAAGCTTCAATGGCTTGAGTGAGATTTTTTTTACTCACCCATTTCCCTTGGATTGACTTGCGATCTCTTTTTAAGTCCATCCCGATAAGATAAGAAGCATTCAAAATGAAGGGAGATTTTGGATAACGCTCTCGCGTCATTTGAAGGTGTTTTAATGCTTTGCGATCCCCTTGCAGGTACTCTGCGTACGAATAAAAATTAAAAAAGCACTCTGGGGCAATGGCACTTTCTGGATAGAGGTCAAACACGCGCTTTTTATACGCTCTAATAAGGTCTTCTCTTTTATTTGCTGCTTTTGCACAAAGGCTTGCCCCATAGTAAGCTTGAGCTGCAGACTCTGAATGAGGAAATTGATCGGGAATCGACAAGAAAATTTTTTCAGCAGCCTCATATTCCTTATTTAAAAAATACATCTTAGCTAAAAGAAGAATGCTTTTATCGACAAAGGCTCCTTTAGAGTAACTCTTTAGACCTTTTTCTAAATCAGAACATGCTTTTTCTAAATCTGTGTGCGCTTTAATTTCACATTGGGCAAAAGCTCTTAAATAATAGATTTCAAGAGGGTCTTCGAAGAGATTAAATCCTTGACTGTCAATACAAGAAGACAAGTAGCTAACAGATTCTACAATATCTTCTTCACTACTTAAAGAGAAATAAGCTGCTGCAAGGTGCTTTAAAGCCAAAACCTTTTGCAAGGATTCTTCTGAATAAAGTTCAACAGCACGCTTAAAATAGCTTACGGCTTTTCTACAATGTTTGTTTGCTAATTCATTGAATGTTTTCGATCGGGTGGCTTGTGCCTCTTCCCATTCATTCATGCCGCGCTCATACCAAGTGTCTGCAATCAATGGATTGTCTAATAACTCAGCCATAGCAGCATAACGTTTCTCCCTATCTTCGTAATTTAAAGCAGCTCTTGCTTTCATTAAAAAAGCTGTATTTCTACTTTCCTGGGTCATCATCCAAGAAACATCGTTTAAAAGTTTGTTCGCCTTTTCATAAGCCGCTGCATCGCCGAAAGATTTGCCTTTCAACAACAAAGCTTCGGCATAGGAGAGGAAAACTTTTTCCTGAGGGGCATTTTCTGAAAGTTCTGAAAAAGCATACTCTGCCTTTTCAAAATAGCTCTTACTGCTCTCTGGAATCTGTTCTGCTAGCTTGAGATAGCTCCAGCCCAGCTGATAAAGAGTTTCCATGTACCAAGAAGCGATTTTTTGATTTCTCTTTGGTAAAATTGCCTCAAAACAATCCACTGCTTTCTTGTATTGCTTCTTTCTAAAAAAAAGATCTCCTTGCAAATAGGAAAGATTTGCTAAAAATTCGGGACTGGCATGCGCATCTCGATAAGCGCAGATTTTATTCTCTGCCTCTTCATAATCCCCTTGTTCCACATCTATTTTAATTAAAAAAAGAGCAGACCGTTCTTTAATTCGAAACTCTTGTTTTAAAAGGCATTCAAGAAACAGCTTTTTAGCGCAAGAGTAGTTTTTCACATAAAAATAACTCTCTGCTAGGCTATAGGAAATATTTTCATCTTTGGATAGCAATTCCAATAAAGAAAGAGCTTCCATGTGCTGATGGAGTTGTTGATAAGCTAAGGCTAAAAGGTATTTTCCTTCTTCACTTGTTTTTTCGTTAGCAAGCAGTTGGATAACTTCTTGAAATTTTCTCGAAGCAAAATAACATTTGGCTAAAGACTCTTTATCTAAAAAACCTTCTTGTTCAGGAAATTTTTCATAAACTCTTGCCGCGTCTTCATAAAGACCCGCTTGATACAAATCTCTCGCAGAAGGCTCTGCAAAAAGCTTCAGAGAAGCGAAAAATAGGATAGAGCCAGTCAATAGTTGAAAATTTAAAAATTTGTTCATGGCTAAATTCTAATTAGATTGCCATTTTATCATATCTCCTTTTACAAAGACAATGGAAGCGATAGCCTCATCCGAAATCTCCACTACCCATTAACGGCAGGAAAAGCCAGGCTGCATTCGCCGAACAAATTTATTTTAGCGCAAATTTGAATGTTTTTTTAATTTTTAAAAGAAAAATGTTGCACAATATATCCTAAAGATCATATTCAGTAAAACGATATGAACTCTAAAAATTTAAGGAGGAGTAGTTAGCATGGCATTGAAAGATACCATAAAACAGATGAGAGAGCTATTAAACGGCATTGCACACGATCTCGAAAAAGCTGATGGGGGCAACAAAGCAGCTTCCCAGCGTGTCCGTACAGGAACAGTAAAGCTTGAAAAGATTGCAAAACATTACCGTAAAGAATCTATCAAGAGCGAAAAGACAACGAAAGGTCCTAAAAAAGCATCTTCTGCTAAAAAAGCGCCAGCAAAGAAAGCAGCTCCTGCTTCTAAAAAACCCGTAGCCACAAAAAAGCCAGCCCCCAAAAAAACAGTAAAAGCAAACCCTAAAGCTAAAATTCATAAGGCAAGACCAAGCGCCTTATCGTTTAAAAAGCCTACCGCAAAGCTCCCAAGCAGAAGAGCCTTTCGCTAAGCTAAACTGACGTTCTGCGAAATGGGAGGGATTAACCTCCCCTTTTTTTCTAAATCTCTTTTCATTAAAGTTGCTGTTCCAACTATCTCAGCAATTCTT from Chlamydiales bacterium STE3 carries:
- a CDS encoding Histone-like developmental protein (Product derived from UniProtKB/Trembl:F8L2H6;Gene name derived from UniProtKB/Trembl:F8L2H6), with amino-acid sequence MALKDTIKQMRELLNGIAHDLEKADGGNKAASQRVRTGTVKLEKIAKHYRKESIKSEKTTKGPKKASSAKKAPAKKAAPASKKPVATKKPAPKKTVKANPKAKIHKARPSALSFKKPTAKLPSRRAFR
- a CDS encoding Uncharacterized protein (Product derived from UniProtKB/Trembl:F8L2H5); this translates as MNKFLNFQLLTGSILFFASLKLFAEPSARDLYQAGLYEDAARVYEKFPEQEGFLDKESLAKCYFASRKFQEVIQLLANEKTSEEGKYLLALAYQQLHQHMEALSLLELLSKDENISYSLAESYFYVKNYSCAKKLFLECLLKQEFRIKERSALFLIKIDVEQGDYEEAENKICAYRDAHASPEFLANLSYLQGDLFFRKKQYKKAVDCFEAILPKRNQKIASWYMETLYQLGWSYLKLAEQIPESSKSYFEKAEYAFSELSENAPQEKVFLSYAEALLLKGKSFGDAAAYEKANKLLNDVSWMMTQESRNTAFLMKARAALNYEDREKRYAAMAELLDNPLIADTWYERGMNEWEEAQATRSKTFNELANKHCRKAVSYFKRAVELYSEESLQKVLALKHLAAAYFSLSSEEDIVESVSYLSSCIDSQGFNLFEDPLEIYYLRAFAQCEIKAHTDLEKACSDLEKGLKSYSKGAFVDKSILLLAKMYFLNKEYEAAEKIFLSIPDQFPHSESAAQAYYGASLCAKAANKREDLIRAYKKRVFDLYPESAIAPECFFNFYSYAEYLQGDRKALKHLQMTRERYPKSPFILNASYLIGMDLKRDRKSIQGKWVSKKNLTQAIEAFLNVETDFEALYTASLIPPGKLAYYLTLRYRSILERALANFTIAEESKGAKRQIYLEYASEVYKKILDEFRLSHPFSKVIRKNELFSKFEEESYYYLVKIYWQLGRFEQAEQAFQEAMARYQKADVTKSYFLAKLTMERGFYAFEQKAFFDALIYFRNAREAGHGNILNSEDLLDLLIYQGRCLQALGELEEAMLLLAQVINCDVASSLRVKAMFVRAEIYEQQGKPQLAKRQLETIVAKGGDWAQKAQEKLEKDYGFY